The genomic window CCATTCAGCAAATTTGAACCCTGGCTTTTGTGTCGTTCTGTCATCAAATTTAACCGTAATTTTCAATTTTCTCAATTTGGCTGTCAACTCATTAACTGCTTCTGTAATTTGAGACAGTTGTTCATCTGTCTTATATATAGGAACAATAACAACTTGTATTGGAGCTAAATTTGGAGGAAGTACTAATCCCTGATCATCAGAATGCGTCATGATTAGAGCACCCATTAAACGAGTAGAAACTCCCCATGACGTTCCCCAAACATGTTCTTGCTTTCCTTCTGCATTAGCAAATTTAACATCAAAAGCTTTAGCAAAGTTCTGACCCAAAAAGTGTGATGTACCAGCCTGCAACGCTTTCCCATCCTGCATTAACGCTTCAATACAATAGGTTTCATCTGCACCAGCAAAACGCTCTGTTTCGGTTTTAAAACCTTTCACAACTGGAATCGCCATAAAATTTTCAGCAAACTCCGCATAGACATTCATCATTTTTTCAGACTCTTCAATAGCTTCCGCTTTTGTAGCATGAGCTGTGTGTCCTTCCTGCCATAAAAACTCTGCAGTTCTTAAAAACAAACGCGTACGCATTTCCCAACGAACAACATTTGCCCATTGGTTAATTAACAAAGGTAAATCTCTATATGATTGAACCCATCCCTTATATGTAGACCAAATTATAGCCTCACTTGTTGGACGAACAATAAGCTCCTCCTCTAGTTTAGCATTTGGATCAACCATTAATTTCCCTGGTTTTTCTGGATCGTTTTTTAATCTATAATGTGTTACAACAGCACATTCTTTTGCAAATCCTTCTGCATTTTTCTCCTCAGCCTCAAACATGCTTTTCGGCACGAACAAAGGAAAATACGCATTTTGATGTCCAGTTTCTTTGAACATGCGATCTAATTCAGCCTGCATTTTTTCCCAAATAGCATACCCGTACGGTTTAATTACCATACAGCCTCTAACTCCTGAATTTTCAGCTAGATCTGCTTTTACAACCAGCTCGTTATACCATTTCGAATAATCTTCTGATCTTGTAGTGAGGTTCTTACTCATATTATATAGTTTGGCACAAATTTTGTTTTAATAATTTTAACTAAATAGTTTGACAAAACTAACTATTTTTGTAATGTGCAACAATAAAAAACACCACAGATATGAAAACTAACATTTCTATTCGCCAAAACTCTAATCATTTTTACTTACTTGGATTATTGAGTTTATTACTTGCGTCGTGTGGTTCTTACCAAAATTCATCCTATCATGATAATGATGGCGTGTATGGTAATTCTTCATCAAACAGATATGTGCAGCAGTCTAGCGGCACAAACAATCAATACAAAGATTATTTCAGATCACTGCAAGATGACAACCAACCGACAGAAATTTTTACCGACGTTGACAACTATACCAATTATGCAGAAAACGACAGTACTCAAACAGCTTCTGTAGGCTATCCTGCATGGGGAAGCAGTAATTCTGAAGTTTCAGTAAATGTTTACTCTGATCCAACATGGTCATTCGGATTCGGAATGGGATATCCTTATTACGGATGGGGATATGGCGGTTACTGGGGCTGGGGCTATCCTGGCTACTGGGGAGGAGGCTGGGGCTACCCAAGTTATTGGGACCAGGCTGGGGTTATCCAGGATATTGGGGAGGCGGCTATTACGGCTACAACAATTACAACTACAGCTACGGAAGAAGAGGTTCTGCTGCATATTATGGAAACAGAAATTATGCTTCTAACAGAAATTACACTTCGAACAGAGGGTATACATCAAACAGAAACTACACTACAAATAGAAATACGTACAACAGCAATAGAAACTACACAACAAATAGATCTTCTAACAGCTATAGCGATTTCAGAAGAAGCTCAACTGTAAACAGAGGAACATCAAGCCCAACATTTACTAATAGAAGAGCTAACACTAACAGCGTAGATTACAACTCCGGCAGAAGATCATATAACAATAGTAACACTACAACAAATAGAAGTTATACTCCTAGCAACAACAGCAACTCATCTAGAAGTTACACTCCTAGCAGTCCATCGCGTTCTATGAATAGTGGCGGAGGAAGTATGAGATCGTCTGGCGGCGGCGGAGGCGGTGGAATGAGATCTGGCGGAGGCGGCGGTGGAAGAAGATAATCTTCCGGCAAACTAAATTCAAAACTAAAATTTATCTAGATGAAAAAACTATTTTTCCTATTTATAACAGGACTAACTGTCAGCGCGTCATACTCTCAAGATGTTTCAGATGCTTTGCGTTATTCTCAAGACAATATAACTGGTACTGCAAGATTTAGAGCCATGAGTGGAGCTTTTGGAGCAGTTGGAGGCGATTTATCTTCTTTAAGCGTTAACCCAGCGGGATCTGCAGTTTTCAATACCAACCAAGTTGGAATTTCTTTCAGCAATCAGAATATTAAAAACAACTCGAATTATTTTGGTACTGAAACGTCCGATAAAGAAAATTCTTTCACTTTAAACCAAGCGGGAGGTGTTTTTGTATTCAAAAATAATAACCCAAACGCTGGATGGAATAAAATAACAATTGGAGCAACATACGAGAACACAAATAATTTCAACAATAGTACTTTCTCTGCTGGAACCAACCCTACTAATTCTATTGACGGTTATTTCTTGGCTTTTGCAAATGGAATCCCATTGGGAAACATTTCAAATGCAGATTATAGAGATTTAGAATACAGAGAACAACAGGCTTTTTTTGGACTTGAAGGATACGTCATTGATCCTTTAACAAATAACCCAGAAAACAGCCAATACATTAGTAATGTTCCTGAAGGAGGAAATTACTTCCAAGAAAACGAAATCTATACTAGAGGATATAATAGTAAGGTAGGTTTTAATATTGCAACCTCATATAAAGACAGATTATATTTCGGAGCAAACCTAAATGTTCACGTCACAGACTACAGAAGATCATCAAGTTTTTATGAGTACAACAAAAACCCTTTACAGACGTACGAAACAATTTCGAATGTACGTTTTAACAACGAACTATACACGTACGGAAACGGTTTCTCTTTCCAACTTGGAGCAATTGGTAAAGTTACTGATTCTTTTAGACTTGGAGTAGCATACGAATCAAATACATGGTATGAGCTTTATGATGAACTATCACAAAGTCTATATTCTACGACAGAAACTAGCGCCGGTGAGATTTTTAACAATTCTGTAAATCCAAACATAGTAAACGTCTACGAATCTTACACTTTACAAACTCCAGACAAATGGACTTTTAGTGCTGCTTATGTTTTTGGGAAATCAGGTTTATTAAGTGTTGATTATGCCGTAAAAAACTATGGAAATGCAAAATTCAAACCTACAAATGATGTTGGTTTTAGAGATTTAAACACTGACATCAGCAATACTTTGACAAGCACTGGAGAACTTCGTATTGGTGGTGAATATAAAATTAATCAGTTAAGCCTGCGAGCTGGATATCGTTTTGAAGGAAGTCCATATAAAAACGGAAGTACAATTGGAGATTTAAACAGTTACTCTGGTGGTTTAGGATATAATTTCGGCGGCACTAAATTAGATTTAGCTTACTCTTATTTAGAGAGAAAATCGAACCAAGGATTTTTTGCTACAGGTTTTACAGACGGAGCGAACATTAACTCCAAACTGAACAATGTAACACTTACTTTATTATTTGAATTGTAATTAAGAATAAATAGATGAATGAAAATTTCCGTCAAAAATAATTTTGACGGATTTTTTTTATCTATAAAAAAAACGTTTTTGTCCCCAGAAACGTTCGAAAAAAACATCTAAATAAAACCGAAACAAGCGGTGTTTGAATAAAAAAGTGTAATTTTGCACTCCAATTTATAAAAGTATGAGAACCAAGTCTTTAAAAAAGAACAAAATTAACGTAATCACTCTTGGGTGTTCAAAAAATGTTTATGACAGTGAAGTCCTTATGGGACAGCTGCGTGCAAATGGAAAAGAAGTTGAACATGAAGCTCCAGCGGAAAAAGAAGGAAACATTATTGTAATTAACACTTGTGGTTTTATTGATAATGCCAAAGCAGAATCAGTAAACATGATTTTGGAATATGCTGATAAAAAAGACAGAGGTCTTGTTGACAAAGTATTCGTGACAGGTTGCTTATCTGAACGTTACAGACCAGATTTAGAAAAGGAAATTCCGAATGTTGATCAATATTTTGGAACTACAGAGCTTCCTCAACTATTAAAAGCTTTAGGAGCAGATTACAAACATGAATTGCTTGGAGAACGTTTAACCACAACTCCAAAAAATTATGCTTATTTAAAAATTGCAGAAGGATGCGACAGACCTTGCAGTTTTTGTGCAATTCCTTTAATGAGAGGTTCTCACGTTTCTCAGCCAATTGAAAAATTAGTAAAAGAAGCACAAGGCTTAGCCAAAAACGGAGTAAAAGAGTTGATCTTGATTGCTCAAGACCTAACATATTACGGACTTGATCTTTATAAGAAAAGAAATCTTGCAGAACTT from Flavobacterium fluviale includes these protein-coding regions:
- the proS gene encoding proline--tRNA ligase, whose translation is MSKNLTTRSEDYSKWYNELVVKADLAENSGVRGCMVIKPYGYAIWEKMQAELDRMFKETGHQNAYFPLFVPKSMFEAEEKNAEGFAKECAVVTHYRLKNDPEKPGKLMVDPNAKLEEELIVRPTSEAIIWSTYKGWVQSYRDLPLLINQWANVVRWEMRTRLFLRTAEFLWQEGHTAHATKAEAIEESEKMMNVYAEFAENFMAIPVVKGFKTETERFAGADETYCIEALMQDGKALQAGTSHFLGQNFAKAFDVKFANAEGKQEHVWGTSWGVSTRLMGALIMTHSDDQGLVLPPNLAPIQVVIVPIYKTDEQLSQITEAVNELTAKLRKLKITVKFDDRTTQKPGFKFAEWELKGVPVRIAVGPKDLENGTFEVARRDNLTKEVVEAGNIVDYVNDLLEQIQNDLFKRALDYRNSHITEVNNFEEFKEVLEGKTGFLSAHWDGTPETEEKIKELTKATIRCIPLDAVEEAGTCVFTGKPSSKRVLFAKAY
- a CDS encoding OmpP1/FadL family transporter encodes the protein MKKLFFLFITGLTVSASYSQDVSDALRYSQDNITGTARFRAMSGAFGAVGGDLSSLSVNPAGSAVFNTNQVGISFSNQNIKNNSNYFGTETSDKENSFTLNQAGGVFVFKNNNPNAGWNKITIGATYENTNNFNNSTFSAGTNPTNSIDGYFLAFANGIPLGNISNADYRDLEYREQQAFFGLEGYVIDPLTNNPENSQYISNVPEGGNYFQENEIYTRGYNSKVGFNIATSYKDRLYFGANLNVHVTDYRRSSSFYEYNKNPLQTYETISNVRFNNELYTYGNGFSFQLGAIGKVTDSFRLGVAYESNTWYELYDELSQSLYSTTETSAGEIFNNSVNPNIVNVYESYTLQTPDKWTFSAAYVFGKSGLLSVDYAVKNYGNAKFKPTNDVGFRDLNTDISNTLTSTGELRIGGEYKINQLSLRAGYRFEGSPYKNGSTIGDLNSYSGGLGYNFGGTKLDLAYSYLERKSNQGFFATGFTDGANINSKLNNVTLTLLFEL